One Leishmania donovani BPK282A1 complete genome, chromosome 15 genomic window carries:
- a CDS encoding ribosomal protein S6, putative, with translation MTGEISEKAFPLSTDRLSQTILDLVQEASNAKMVKKGANEATKALNRGIADLIVLAGDTNPIEILLHLPLLCEDKNVPYVFVPSKTALGRASQVSRNVVALAILQGENSPVAAKVQAVKLEIERLL, from the coding sequence ATGACTGGAGAAATCAGCGAGAAGGCCTTCCCTCTTTCAACGGATCGCCTAAGCCAGACCATCCTCGATCTTGTGCAGGAAGCAAGCAACGCCAAGATGGTGAAGAAAGGCGCCAACGAGGCCACCAAGGCCTTGAACCGCGGTATTGCGGACCTGATAGTGTTGGCGGGTGACACGAACCCGATTGAGATTCTCCTgcacctccccctcttgTGCGAAGACAAGAACGTCCCGTACGTCTTCGTGCCGTCCAAGACGGCGCTTGGGCGCGCGTCGCAGGTGTCTCGCAATGTCGTGGCGCTAGCCATCCTTCAGGGCGAGAACAGCCCTGTTGCGGCGAAGGTGCAAGCAGTGAAGCTCGAGATTGAGCGCTTGCTCTGA
- a CDS encoding cAMP specific phosphodiesterase, putative — translation MYSAVFSPAAPYCGVAGSSHLCEAVALCQSILARYRRTGTSFSSTELKAIQALRTELPDTAQGPAANSAGSPHQTTNDLLNILDDATDMPHNPHDDIVAFVEECCDNTKDPTVLFAAINERISAVTCSRNVRTYMVITNDNLLWDPVNGVAALIDDVTPLGKCAQAHNMLTIASTLYIPLWFRSELVGCVEAPSGCIPRDKATYAQLLLRSVTVAVRNSINISIRKSEANKIEAMVSMATRLARDTLEESVLVQSIINTAKTLTESDRCSIFLVKADGSLEAHFEDGNVVVLPAGTGIAGHVVESGAVVNIPNAYEDERFNRSVDKVTGYHTRTILCLPIAFEGTIVAVAQLINKLDMVTQSGQRLPRVFGRRDEELFETFSMFAAASLRNCRINDTLLKEKKKSDAILDVVALLSNTDIRDVDSIVRHVLHGAKKLLNADRSSMFLLDKERNELYSKMADSANEIRFPCGQGIAGTVAESGVGENIMDAYADSRFNSAVDRQLGYRTQSILCEPIMLNGEVLAVVQLVNKLGDDGSVTCFTPMDQETFKVFSLFAGISINNSHLLEFAVNAGREAMTLSLQRNSITAQRAPKSVKVIAVTPEEREAVMSIDFGDAYDFTSPDFNLFEVREKYSEPMDAAAGVVYNLLWSSGLPEKFGCREQTLLNFILQCRRRYRRVPYHNFYHVVDVCQTLHTYLYTGKASELLTELECYVLLVTALVHDLDHMGVNNSFYLKTDSPLGILSSASGNNSVLEVHHCSLAIEILSDPAADVFEGLSGQDVAYAYRALIDCVLATDMAKHADALSRFTELATSGFDKENEAHRRMVMETLIKAGDVSNVTKPFETSRMWAMAVTEEFYRQGDMEKEKGVEVLPMFDRSKNNELARGQIGFIDFVAGKFFRDIVGNLFHGMQWCVDTVNSNRAKWQEILDGRRDSTRSSIV, via the coding sequence ATGTATTCAGCAGTCTTTTCCCCCGCTGCGCCCTATTGCGGCGTAGCCGGCTCCAGTCACTTATGTGAGGCAGTTGCGCTCTGCCAGTCGATTCTGGCGCGCTACCGTCGGACTGGTAcatccttctcctccacggAGCTGAAGGCGATTCAGGCCCTGCGCACTGAACTCCCTGATACCGCGCAAGGGCCGGCTGCGAATAGCGCGGGTTCACCGCACCAGACCACGAATGACCTCCTCAACATCCTCGACGATGCAACCGACATGCCACACAACCCACACGACGACATTGTCGCGTTTGTGGAGGAGTGCTGCGACAACACCAAGGACCCAACAGTGCTGTTCGCGGCGATTAATGAGCGCATTTCAGCTGTCACTTGCTCGCGTAATGTCCGCACCTACATGGTGATCACAAACGACAATCTCCTATGGGACCCCGTTAacggcgttgccgccctTATCGACGACGTCACGCCCTTGGGCAAGTGCGCGCAAGCGCACAACATGCTGACAATTGCCAGCACCCTATACATCCCCCTCTGGTTTCGGTCCGAGCTCGTTGGATGCGTGGAGGCGCCGAGTGGCTGCATCCCAAGAGACAAGGCTACCTATGCTCAGCTTCTGCTCCGGAGCGTCACCGTTGCCGTCCGCAACAGCATCAACATCTCCATCAGAAAGAGCGAAGCAAATAAGATTGAAGCCATGGTGAGCATGGCGACACGGCTTGCTCGAGACACGTTGGAGGAGTCGGTGCTGGTGCAGTCCATCATTAACACGGCAAAGACGCTGACGGAGAGCGACCGGTGTAGCATCTTCCTGGTGAAAGCGGACGGCAGCCTGGAGGCGCACTTCGAGGACGGCAACGTTGTGGTGCTGCCTGCGGGGACGGGCATCGCAGGCCACGTTGTGGAATCTGGCGCCGTTGTGAACATCCCGAACGCGTACGAGGACGAGCGGTTTAACCGGTCCGTGGACAAGGTGACTGGCtaccacacgcgcacgatCCTGTGTCTGCCGATCGCGTTCGAGGGCACGATCGTTGCCGTTGCGCAGCTGATCAACAAGCTGGACATGGTGACACAGAGCGGGCAACGGCTTCCGCGCGTGTTTGGGCGGCGCGACGAGGAGCTGTTCGAGACGTTCTCGATgttcgctgccgcgtcgctgcgcaaCTGCCGCATCAACGATACGCTGctgaaggaaaagaagaagagcgacgCGATTCTGGAcgttgtggcgctgctgtcgaacACGGACATCCGCGATGTGGACAGCATTGTGCGGCacgtgctgcacggcgcgaAGAAACTGCTGAACGCGGACAGGTCATCGATGTTTCTGCTGGATAAGGAGCGCAACGAGCTGTACAGCAAGATGGCGGACAGCGCGAACGAGATCCGGTTTCCCTGCGGGCAAGGCATTGCCGGCACTGTTGCCGAGTCCGGCGTTGGCGAGAACATCATGGACGCGTACGCTGACTCGCGCTTCAACAGCGCTGTGGACCGGCAGCTGGGCTACCGCACACAGTCCATCCTGTGCGAGCCGATTATGCTGAATGGCGAGGTGCttgccgtggtgcagctcgTCAACAagctcggcgacgacggtaGCGTGACCTGCTTTACGCCCATGGATCAAGAGACGTTTAAAGTCTTCTCGCTGTTTGCGGGCATCTCGATCAACAACAGCCATCTGCTGGAGTTCGCGGTGAACGCAGGTCGTGAGGCAATGACCTTGAGCCTGCAGCGCAACAGCATTACGGCGCAGCGTGCTCCGAAGAGCGTGAAGGTGATCGCGGTGACGCCGGAGGAGCGTGAGGCAGTGATGTCGATTGACTTCGGGGACGCATATGACTTCACTTCACCGGACTTCAACCTGTTTGAAGTGCGCGAGAAGTACAGCGAGCCGATGGATGCAGCTGCCGGTGTTGTGTATAACCTGCTATGGAGCAGTGGCCTACCTGAGAAGTTTGGCTGCCGTGAGCAGACACTGCTGAACTTCATCttgcagtgccgccgcaggtACCGCCGCGTGCCGTACCACAACTTCTACCACGTCGTGGACGTGTGCCAGACGCTGCACACTTACTTGTACACAGGCAAGGCGTCGGAGCTCCTGACGGAGCTGGAGTGCTACGTGCTGCTCGTGACGGCACTGGTGCACGACCTTGACCACATGGGCGTGAACAACAGCTTCTACCTGAAGACAGACTCGCCGCTGGGTATTCTCTCCAGCGCGAGCGGGAACAACTccgtgctggaggtgcaCCACTGCAGCCTCGCCATCGAGATTCTGTCCGACCCCGCCGCGGACGTGTTCGAGGGGCTGAGCGGGCAGGACGTCGCGTACGCGTACCGCGCGCTGATCGACTGTGTGCTGGCCACCGATATGGCAAAGCACGCTGACGCGCTAAGTCGCTTCACAGAGTTGGCTACGAGCGGATTTGATAAAGAGAACGAGGCCCACCGCCGCATGGTGATGGAAACGCTGATCAAGGCCGGTGACGTGTCGAATGTGACGAAGCCGTTCGAGACGTCTCGCATGTGGGCGATGGCTGTGACGGAGGAGTTCTACCGCCAGGGTGAcatggagaaggagaagggcgtgGAGGTGCTACCGATGTTTGACCGGTCGAAGAACAACGAGCTGGCGCGTGGGCAGATTGGCTTCATTGACTTCGTAGCTGGCAAGTTCTTCCGGGATATTGTGGGCAACCTATTTCATGGAATGCAGTGGTGTGTGGACACGGTAAACTCCAACCGCGCAAAATGGCAAGAGATCCTGGATGGCCGCCGCGACTCCACCCGATCCTCGATTGTTTAA